The proteins below are encoded in one region of Garra rufa chromosome 12, GarRuf1.0, whole genome shotgun sequence:
- the nomo gene encoding BOS complex subunit NOMO1: MGGIKELAILVLSFLYVTFVNATDDILVGCGGFVKSDVEINYSVIEIKLYTKQGSLKYQTDCAPINGYFMIPLYDKGDFVIKIEPPSGWSFEPTTVDLHVDGITDICTKEQDINFVFTGFSVLGTVLSKGHLLGPAGVEVSLRKTGEDDVLQSVFTQAGGQYTFLKVLPGSYDIIASHASWTLEQSSTTVVVSNENAPAAAPLVVKGYDVSGEVQSDSEPMKGVSFLLYSASVTQEDINGCSVAPVDGAVVGDPSLVYLCSSQSREDGTFSFPCLPSGEYTVVPYYRGERITFDVAPSRMDFKVEHSSLTLEPIFRVMGFSVMGRVLNSPDGEGVADAVVTLNNQIKVETKEDGSFRLENMTTGTYTINTHKELMFFEPVTVKIAPSTPQLPDIITAGFSVCGQISVTRLPETVKQLGHYKVTLSPQRQDQSFFRTVESDSHGAFCFQVKPGDYSIQVTLPESDVKAGLALHPYSLDISLVDRPITDLLFTQFIASVSGSVSCLVACGDLTVTLQPVSRQGERQNLQLSGSSETLSFTFNNVLPGKYKASITQEEWCWKHKSVEIDVLDSYVEGVEFRQTGYLLRCSLSHAITLEFFQDGSSPENVGIYNLSKGVNRFCLSKPGVYKVTPRSCHQFEQDYYTYNTSAPSILTLTAVRHHMTGLITTDKMLDVTVTIKSSIESEPALVLGPLRSNEEQRWEQQLLEIAARKKEREEKGDEKSPPVEEKPDELHEPFHYEFSYWARAGEKITVTPSSKEFLFYPPEVEATITGENCPGQMVEIAGRAGLFLTGQVSPTLEGVEISIKERGATTSLITVLTDETGTYSVGPLHSDSLYDISASKEGFVLTPVEGNTGDFKAFALAGVTFEIKAEDSVPLSGVLLSLSGASFRSNLLTQDTGLLTFNNLSPGQYYFKPMMKEFRFEPSAQMITVEEGQVLHIPITGFKTAYSCYGTVQSIGGDAEQGVSVEAVGQGECGMYNEDTVTDEEGRFRLRGLRPACNYNIQLRGEGNDHIERALPPHKTIEVGNTDIEGVNIIAFRQINQFDLSGNVITSPEHLATLWVKLYKSDNLDNPFQSVSLGQSLFFHFAPLPRDGESYVLMLDTSLSSSQYDYKLPQVSFTSSGYHKHVTLTFNPKRKIPDQDVAQGSFIALPLTLLLLLAVYNHERVIPVLLQLVSQIQGVRGLTQASGDGVPVDDAKRQSKRPKTRRT, translated from the exons ATGGGAGGAATTAAGGAGCTAGCTATTCTTGTTCTATCTTTCTTGTATGTGACGTTTGTGAATGCTACTGATGATATTTTGGTAGGATGTGGGGGTTTTGTCAAGTCAGATGTGGAAATTAATTACTCTGTTATTGAG ATCAAGCTGTACACTAAGCAGGGCTCTCTGAAATATCAGACTGATTGTGCACCAATCAATGGTTACTTCATGATTCCTCTCTATGACAAG GGTGATTTTGTTATTAAGATAGAACCACCATCAGGATGGAGCTTTG AGCCAACAACTGTGGACCTACATGTGGATGGAATTACAGACATCTGCACTAAAGAACAAGACATCAACTTTGTTTTTACTGGGTTTTCGGTCCTTGGAACT GTCTTGAGTAAAGGACATTTATTGGGGCCTGCAGGGGTTGAAGTAAGTTTGAGAAAAACAGGAGAAGATGATGTCCTTCAGAGTGTCTTTACTCAAGCTGGAGGCCA GTATACTTTCCTCAAGGTACTTCCAGGAAGTTATGACATCATTGCCTCTCACGCCTCATGGACTCTAGAGCAG AGCTCAACCACTGTGGTTGTGTCAAATGAAAATGCCCCCGCCGCAGCTCCTCTTGTGGTAAAGGGCTATGATGTCTCTGGAGAGGTGCAGAGTGATAGCGAACCCATGAAAGGAGTCAGCTTTCTCCTTTACTCTGCCAGTGTAACACAGGAG GATATCAATGGCTGCAGTGTGGCTCCTGTGGATGGAGCTGTAGTCGGCGACCCCTCTCTTGTGTATTTGTGCAGTTCACAGTCTCGTGAGGACGGCACTTTCTCATTCCCCTGCCTTCCCAGTGGTGAATACACTGTG GTCCCATATTACAGAGGTGAGAGAATCACTTTTGACGTTGCTCCTTCTCGTATGGATTTCAAAGTAGAGCATAGCAGTTTAACGTTGGAG CCAATATTTCGGGTCATGGGATTCTCTGTAATGGGCAGAGTTCTGAATAGCCCCGATGGAGAAGGTGTTGCAGATGCTGTAGTAACGCTGAACAACCAAATTAAAG TGGAAACTAAAGAAGATGGTTCATTCCGATTGGAGAATATGACCACAGGCACTTACACCATCAACACACACAAGGAGCTGATGTTCTTTGAGCCAGTCACTGTGAAGATTGCTCCCAGCACCCCTCAGCTACCAGACATCATCACTGCAGG GTTTAGCGTATGTGGTCAGATCTCAGTCACCCGTCTTCCTGAGACTGTTAAACAACTTGGGCACTACAAAGTTACGCTTTCGCCCCAGAGACAGGATCAGAGCTTTTTCCGCACTGTTGAAAGTGACAGTCACGGAGCGTTCTGCTTTCAAGTTAAACCAGGAGACTACAGCATACAG GTGACCCTCCCTGAAAGTGATGTGAAGGCTGGCCTTGCTCTTCACCCGTACTCTCTTGATATCTCACTTGTGGATCGTCCTATCACCGACCTTCTCTTTACTCAATTCATAGCTTCTGTTTCTGGCTCCGTGTCCTGTCTTG TGGCATGTGGAGATCTGACAGTCACCCTTCAGCCTGTGAGCAGACAGGGAGAGAGGCAGAACCTCCAGTTGTCTGGCAGCAGTGAAACTCTCAGCTTCACTTTCAATAATGTGTTACCCGGAAAGTACAAAG CGTCTATCACCCAAGAAGAGTGGTGCTGGAAGCACAAGTCAGTGGAGATCGATGTACTTGACTCATATGTTGAGGGAGTGGAGTTCAGACAAACCGGATACTTGCTGCGCTGCTCGCTGTCCCATGCCATTACTTTG gaatttttcCAAGATGGCAGCTCGCCAGAAAATGTTGGCATTTACAATCTGTCCAAAGGAGTCAATCGCTTCTGTCTATCCAAGCCAG GTGTTTATAAAGTGACTCCACGTTCCTGTCACCAGTTTGAACAGGATTACTACACCTACAACAC GTCTGCCCCAAGCATTTTAACCCTAACTGCTGTTAGACACCACATGACAGGACTCATCACCACTGATAAGATGCTGGATGTCACTGTCACAATCAA ATCTTCCATTGAGAGTGAGCCTGCTTTGGTTCTGGGGCCCCTGCGCTCAAATGAGGAGCAGCGATGGGAGCAGCAGCTTCTGGAAATAGCTGCCCGTAAGAAGGAGAGGGAAGAAAAAGGAGATGAGAAAAGCCCCCCTGTGGAAGAGAAACCAGATGAACTCCATGAGCCTTTCCACTATGAATTCTCCTACTGGGCACG GGCTGGGGAGAAGATCACAGTCACACCTTCATCCAAAGAATTTCTGTTTTACCCTCCTGAAGTAGAGGCTACAATCACTGGAG AGAACTGCCCGGGTCAAATGGTGGAGATTGCAGGCCGTGCAGGGCTGTTCCTCACGGGGCAGGTGTCACCTACACTGGAGGGTGTGGAAATCTCCATTAAGGAGAGAGGAGCTACAACCTCTCTCATTACAGTTCTCACGGATGAAACGGGAACCTACAG TGTTGGACCTCTGCATAGTGACTCTCTATATGACATCAGTGCCAGTAAGGAGGGCTTTGTCCTTACTCCAGTTGAGGGAAACACAGGAGACTTCAAGGCGTTTGCCCTGGCAGGCGTCACTTTTGAG ATAAAGGCAGAGGATAGTGTTCCTCTCTCTGGGGTTCTGCTGTCTCTCAGTGGGGCCAGCTTCCGCTCAAACTTACTCACTCAAGACACTGGCCTGCTCACCTTCAACAACCTG AGTCCTGGCCAGTACTATTTCAAGCCCATGATGAAGGAGTTCCGCTTTGAGCCCTCAGCACAAATGATCACAGTAGAAGAAGGACAGGTTCTCCATATTCCCATCACTGGCTTCAAAACAGCTTACAG CTGCTATGGAACAGTGCAGTCAATAGGAGGCGATGCGGAGCAGGGTGTCTCTGTGGAGGCAGTGGGGCAGGGAGAGTGCGGCATGTACAATGAGGACACGGTTACTGACGAAGAGGGCCGTTTTAGACTCAGAGGCTTGCGG CCTGCATGTAACTATAACATTCAGCTGAGAGGAGAGGGAAATGATCACATTGAGAGAGCATTGCCGCCACACAAAACCATCGAG GTGGGCAACACTGATATTGAAGGAGTAAACATAATCGCCTTCAGACAGATCAATCAGTTTGATCTGAGTGGAAATGTCATCACTTCTCCTGAGCATCTTGCCACTCTCTGG GTGAAGCTCTACAAGAGTGACAACCTTGACAATCCCTTCCAGAGTGTGTCTCTTGGCCAGTCCCTGTTCTTCCATTTTGCACCTCTGCCACGTGATGGAGAG AGCTATGTGTTGATGCTGGATACATCACTCTCTAGCTCTCAGTATGACTACAAACTCCCTCAAGTCTCATTCACATCTTCTGGTTACCACAAACACGTAACACTAACCTTTAACCCTAAG AGGAAAATACCAGATCAAGATGTTGCCCAGGGATCTTTCATCGCCCTTCCTCTGACATTACTGCTGTTGCTTGCTGTCTATAATCATGAGCGG GTGATCCCAGTGCTTCTGCAGCTGGTTAGTCAGATCCAGGGTGTTCGAGGACTTACTCAGGCAAGCGGGGATGGAGTCCCGGTGGATGATGCCAAGCGCCAATCGAAAAGGCCAAAGACAAGACGTACATGA